From Cervus canadensis isolate Bull #8, Minnesota chromosome 28, ASM1932006v1, whole genome shotgun sequence, one genomic window encodes:
- the PTCRA gene encoding pre T-cell antigen receptor alpha, with product MAESWLLLFLALGCPALPTEGTSLLRPPTSVCSLAGVGSTPFPSLAPPITLLVDGKQQTLVVCLVLDIAPPGFECPIWFSAGNGSSLDAFTYGPSPAEDGTWTRLAQLSLHSEELAAWDTLVCHTGPGAGDHSQSTQPLRLSGDASSARTCLWEPLGGTPALVLRLGALRLLLFKLLLLDVLLTCSRFRAPPAAREDPAGASGPGAPGLPAPSEVPQADSRLLSQPPPPQGSSAGPADRIRRSHGGTTGRGLSVSASPALEPRDRRRCRRVYTRRPGRDPRNPVWEEGPPVLRAWSSGPAFSLPTSSLGAFLYTLPPPADPSFPGG from the exons aggGAACCTCTCTCCTGAG GCCCCCTACAAGTGTGTGCTCTCTTGCAGGCGTGGGCAGCACACCCTTCCCCTCTCTGGCCCCACCAATCACACTGCTGGTGGATGGGAAGCAGCAGACGCTGGTGGTCTGCCTGGTCCTCGACATTGCACCCCCTGGCTTTGAGTGTCCCATCTGGTTCTCAGCTGGCAATGGCAGCTCACTGGATGCCTTCACCTATGGCCCTTCCCCGGCGGAGGATGGCACCTGGACTCGCTTGGCTCAGCTCTCCCTGCACTCGGAGGAGCTGGCAGCCTGGGACACCTTGGTCTGCCACACGGGGCCTGGAGCTGGGGACCACAGCCAGAGCACACAGCCCCTACGGCTGTCAG GAGACGCTTCCTCGGCCAGGACCTGCCTCTGGGAGCCTCTCGGGG GGACGCCGGCCCTGGTGCTGCGACTCGGGGCGCTGCGGCTGCTGCTCTTCAAGCTGCTGCTGTTGGACGTGCTGCTGACCTGCAGCCGCTTCCGCGCCCCTCCCGCCGCGCGGGAGGACCCGGCCGGGGCGTCTGGCCCTGGGGCCCCCGGTCTCCCCGCGCCCTCCGAGGTCCCCCAGGCGGATAGCCGCCTCCTCTCGCAGCCTCCGCCGCCCCAAGGATCGTCCGCAGGCCCCGCCGACCGGATTCGCCGCAGTCATGGGGGGACCACAGGCCGAGGTCTCAGCGTGTCCGCCTCGCCGGCGCTGGAGCCCCGGgaccgccgccgctgccgccgggTTTACACCCGCCGTCCGGGTCGGGATCCCAGGAACCCAGTCTGGGAGGAGGGGCCGCCGGTTCTCAGGGCCTGGAGCTCAGGAcccgccttcagtcttcccaCCTCAAGCCTTGGAGCATTTCTCTATACTCTGCCTCCTCCAGCTGACCCGAGCTTCCCCGGGGGTTAG